In one window of Mesorhizobium sp. B2-1-1 DNA:
- a CDS encoding acyltransferase family protein yields the protein MNYRRDIDGLRAIAVLPVVLFHFGLSAIPGGFTGVDIFFVISGYLISGSLLDDLERGQFSIGRFYWRRARRILPALTFVIVLAGTAAWFILLPSDLHEFSLSVIAASTFWSNIYFWKTTNYFSIDAELRPLLHTWSLSVEEQYYIFAPILVYLIYRYASKRWLTILLPIAIGSFALAVMATSMAPTAGFYLLPTRIWELALGAMLMLRKPPALASRPAMELIGLAGFAMVAFGFVTISESDPFPGYNALFPCIGTALLIYAGHERAGEQGPATIATRVLQFPPLVWIGLISYSLYLVHWPINSFVHYVSLKAIGVPTIIAMTVASFALAAFSWTYVEQPFRRKRAYTAPLPIFAFSATAIVLLCVGGVAGALGNGFPQRFPDFSTERIQVGDWRNGICFNEGSNRIEDWNLAACTRTSGFATNVLLWGDSFAAHYVSGLEANAQKIQANVIQYTYAGCPPDLTYFSYARPACTSFNERALSIIREANIQAVILSGRWTDYEVRGFGGLQKTIDRLRQMGVKVYVIGQSPEFIADVQKIAFFARRGDTANMSWPMAMDPDINKRVLPFVKGADFIDPLTYLCDAAGCSYADAGNKQFLYFDYGHFSSAGAALAISRYWPSFAAGTEIAKVK from the coding sequence ATGAACTACAGACGCGACATCGACGGCCTGCGGGCCATAGCGGTGCTGCCTGTCGTCCTCTTTCATTTCGGCTTGTCCGCCATCCCAGGCGGCTTCACCGGCGTCGACATCTTCTTCGTCATATCGGGCTATCTGATCAGCGGCAGCCTGCTCGACGATCTCGAACGCGGCCAGTTTTCGATCGGCCGCTTCTATTGGCGCCGCGCGCGGCGCATCCTGCCGGCGCTGACCTTCGTCATCGTGCTCGCAGGCACTGCCGCCTGGTTCATCCTTTTGCCATCGGACCTGCACGAATTCAGCCTCAGCGTCATCGCGGCCTCGACCTTCTGGTCGAACATCTATTTCTGGAAGACGACGAACTATTTCTCGATCGACGCCGAGCTGCGGCCGCTGCTGCACACATGGTCGCTCTCGGTCGAAGAGCAATATTACATCTTCGCGCCGATACTGGTGTACCTGATCTATCGCTATGCCTCGAAACGCTGGCTGACGATATTGCTGCCGATCGCGATCGGCAGTTTCGCCTTGGCGGTCATGGCGACCTCGATGGCGCCCACGGCGGGTTTCTACCTGTTGCCGACGCGCATCTGGGAACTGGCGCTGGGGGCCATGCTGATGCTGAGAAAGCCGCCGGCACTTGCCAGCCGGCCGGCAATGGAACTGATCGGCCTCGCCGGCTTTGCCATGGTCGCCTTCGGCTTCGTCACGATTTCGGAGAGCGACCCCTTTCCGGGCTACAATGCCTTGTTCCCCTGCATCGGCACCGCCCTGCTCATCTATGCCGGCCACGAAAGGGCGGGCGAACAGGGGCCGGCAACCATCGCCACGCGGGTGTTGCAGTTTCCTCCGCTGGTCTGGATCGGCCTCATTTCCTATTCGCTCTACCTCGTTCATTGGCCGATCAATTCCTTCGTCCATTACGTTTCGCTGAAAGCCATCGGCGTGCCGACGATCATCGCCATGACCGTGGCAAGCTTCGCCCTGGCGGCGTTCTCGTGGACATATGTCGAGCAGCCGTTTCGGCGGAAACGGGCCTACACCGCACCGCTGCCTATCTTCGCCTTTTCCGCGACGGCAATCGTCCTGCTCTGCGTCGGCGGCGTGGCCGGGGCGCTCGGCAACGGTTTTCCGCAACGCTTCCCGGACTTTTCAACGGAACGGATCCAGGTTGGCGACTGGCGCAACGGCATCTGCTTCAACGAAGGCTCGAACCGGATCGAGGACTGGAACCTTGCCGCCTGCACCCGAACGAGCGGCTTTGCCACCAATGTGCTGTTATGGGGCGATTCCTTCGCCGCCCACTATGTCTCGGGACTTGAAGCCAACGCCCAGAAAATCCAGGCTAACGTCATCCAATACACCTATGCCGGCTGCCCCCCGGACCTGACCTATTTTTCCTATGCCCGACCTGCCTGTACCAGCTTCAACGAGCGGGCCCTGTCGATCATCCGCGAAGCCAACATTCAGGCCGTGATCCTGAGTGGCCGATGGACCGACTACGAGGTCAGGGGCTTCGGCGGTCTCCAGAAGACGATCGACCGGCTTCGCCAGATGGGCGTCAAGGTCTACGTCATCGGCCAGTCTCCCGAATTCATCGCCGACGTCCAGAAAATCGCCTTCTTCGCAAGACGAGGAGATACCGCGAACATGTCCTGGCCGATGGCCATGGATCCGGACATCAACAAGCGGGTTCTGCCCTTCGTCAAAGGCGCTGACTTCATAGACCCGCTGACCTATCTGTGCGACGCCGCAGGCTGCTCGTATGCCGATGCCGGCAACAAGCAATTTCTCTATTTCGACTATGGTCACTTCTCTTCGGCGGGCGCAGCACTCGCCATCTCGAGATACTGGCCGAGCTTTGCAGCCGGCACCGAGATCGCGAAAGTGAAATAG
- a CDS encoding tyrosine-type recombinase/integrase, which yields MRSTPEFFASYNEAIASRTSPDNNRFRSLVTQYKASADYKKLAESTRRNWGPWLDRIAGHFGELRIAQFDRPEKIRPIIRRWRAAYAETPRSADYGMQVLSRVLSYAVDPLGKIGSNPCEGVKQLYSGSRSEIIWTDSDVGHLKKTCSAEIAHAVDLAACTGLRVGDLIRLSWSHVDEDAITITTGKSRHQREAIIPLYQELRDALGRIPKRSPVILTSSKKRPWTVNGLASSFSDAKKIAWPKGVDLHFHDLRGTAATKFYTAGLTEREIAEIMGWEEDHVSRIIRRYVSRGAAIKERIRKLDQAKK from the coding sequence ATGCGGAGCACACCGGAGTTCTTCGCGTCCTACAATGAGGCGATTGCCAGCCGCACGTCGCCTGACAACAACCGCTTTCGATCGTTGGTCACGCAATACAAGGCGAGCGCCGACTACAAGAAACTCGCCGAGTCGACGCGACGCAACTGGGGTCCCTGGCTCGACCGGATTGCCGGCCATTTCGGGGAACTGCGCATCGCCCAGTTCGATCGGCCGGAAAAGATCAGACCAATAATCCGCCGGTGGCGCGCGGCATATGCCGAGACGCCCAGGTCTGCCGACTACGGCATGCAGGTTCTCTCTCGCGTGCTCTCATACGCGGTCGATCCACTCGGCAAGATTGGCTCGAACCCTTGCGAAGGCGTCAAACAGCTTTACAGCGGCTCTCGCTCGGAGATCATCTGGACAGACAGCGACGTCGGGCATCTGAAGAAGACGTGCTCGGCCGAAATTGCTCATGCCGTCGATCTGGCTGCATGCACTGGTCTTCGGGTAGGCGATCTCATCCGCCTATCATGGTCCCATGTCGACGAGGATGCCATAACCATCACCACCGGCAAAAGCAGACACCAGCGCGAAGCCATCATTCCGCTCTATCAGGAACTGCGCGACGCCCTCGGGCGGATACCGAAGCGCTCACCGGTTATCCTGACCAGCAGCAAGAAGCGCCCGTGGACCGTCAACGGTTTGGCCAGCTCGTTCTCCGACGCCAAGAAGATCGCATGGCCGAAAGGCGTTGACCTGCACTTCCATGATCTTCGGGGCACGGCCGCGACCAAATTTTACACCGCCGGCCTGACCGAGCGCGAGATCGCCGAGATCATGGGCTGGGAAGAGGACCATGTTTCGCGCATCATAAGGCGTTATGTGAGCCGCGGAGCCGCAATCAAGGAGCGCATCCGAAAACTCGATCAGGCCAAAAAGTGA
- a CDS encoding helix-turn-helix domain-containing protein, with protein MSNRSGKPFAGTRLAKYLEKRILELRPKKTQIAIAAEAGFVNPNMLAMIKAGTAKLPLDRVSALATALDCDPVMLFQLAIEQLGGDTTELAVRQIFGTPVTENEVAWLEEIRRASDQTNPSLTSKARSALRGIFGK; from the coding sequence ATGAGTAACCGCTCCGGCAAGCCCTTCGCAGGCACCAGGCTCGCAAAGTATCTTGAAAAGCGCATCCTCGAGCTGAGGCCGAAGAAGACCCAGATTGCGATTGCCGCCGAAGCCGGATTCGTCAACCCCAACATGCTCGCCATGATCAAGGCCGGCACGGCAAAGCTGCCTCTCGACAGGGTGTCGGCTTTGGCGACTGCCCTCGACTGCGATCCCGTGATGCTATTCCAGCTGGCGATCGAGCAGCTCGGCGGCGACACCACCGAGCTTGCCGTCCGGCAGATCTTCGGGACGCCGGTCACCGAGAACGAAGTGGCATGGCTCGAGGAAATTCGCCGCGCGTCCGATCAGACCAATCCAAGCCTCACCTCGAAGGCGCGGTCTGCTCTCCGAGGGATATTCGGCAAATGA
- a CDS encoding type IV toxin-antitoxin system AbiEi family antitoxin domain-containing protein: protein MSHKPTQRDQARALLLDGSLVRLRDLTGAGVSPETMARLVREGEVVRLARGLYQLAEAMPDARRSIAEASALVPKGVVCLTSALQFHDLTLQMPSAIWMAIDRTGWKPKVDYPPIRFVRFSGHALTEGIKRHRIEGIDVPVFEPAKAIVDCFRYRNKIGLDIAIEGLREGLRTRQVTPDQLWKFAQSGRVWSVMRPYVEAMVANGA from the coding sequence ATGTCACACAAGCCTACACAACGCGATCAAGCCCGTGCACTGCTGCTGGATGGCAGTCTGGTCCGTCTGCGCGACCTGACCGGGGCGGGAGTGAGTCCGGAGACAATGGCCCGTCTGGTTCGCGAGGGTGAGGTCGTGCGGCTCGCGCGTGGCCTCTACCAACTGGCAGAAGCCATGCCAGATGCGCGTCGCTCAATCGCTGAAGCTTCGGCGCTGGTTCCCAAAGGGGTGGTCTGCCTCACCTCAGCGCTGCAATTCCACGATCTGACGCTGCAGATGCCCTCAGCCATCTGGATGGCCATTGATCGAACGGGTTGGAAACCGAAAGTCGACTATCCGCCCATCCGTTTTGTCCGCTTCAGTGGCCATGCCCTCACGGAAGGCATCAAACGGCACCGCATCGAAGGCATCGACGTTCCAGTGTTCGAGCCCGCAAAAGCCATCGTGGACTGCTTTCGCTACCGCAACAAGATTGGACTCGACATCGCGATCGAGGGGCTCCGAGAAGGGCTCAGGACGCGCCAGGTCACGCCGGATCAACTGTGGAAATTCGCCCAGTCTGGCCGGGTCTGGTCGGTGATGCGCCCCTACGTCGAGGCAATGGTCGCCAATGGCGCGTGA
- a CDS encoding nucleotidyl transferase AbiEii/AbiGii toxin family protein yields the protein MARELRNVGASVRARLLDRAREERADFQLLLTRYALERLLYRLSISTERERFLLKGAMLFAAWLDNPFRPTRDLDLLGSGDAGVATMVECFRAICSTPVEDDGVEFDVAGLTAEPIRNDAEYAGVRVRTAATIAGARVPIQVDVGFGDVVTPAPVDLEYPTLLDSPPPRLRAYPPETVVAEKFEALARLGVANSRMKDFYDLWMIARTFSFEGSVLSSAIRRTFERRQTAWPTEIPTGLSVAFAAAKSGQWRAFLTRERMAAAPGDFTTIIDGLRVFLAPLLTEGPHTGRWPPGGPWTE from the coding sequence ATGGCGCGTGAGCTTCGCAACGTTGGCGCCTCGGTCAGAGCCCGCCTGCTCGATCGCGCTCGCGAGGAGCGGGCCGACTTCCAGCTGCTGCTAACACGGTATGCGCTTGAGCGGCTACTCTACAGGCTCAGCATATCCACCGAACGCGAGCGCTTTCTCCTGAAGGGCGCGATGCTGTTTGCGGCCTGGCTCGACAATCCCTTCCGCCCTACGCGCGACCTGGATCTTCTCGGAAGCGGCGATGCAGGTGTCGCCACAATGGTCGAGTGCTTCCGAGCAATCTGCTCGACACCTGTGGAGGATGACGGTGTCGAGTTCGACGTTGCTGGACTTACGGCCGAGCCGATCCGCAATGACGCGGAGTATGCCGGCGTTCGTGTCAGGACTGCCGCGACGATTGCCGGCGCACGTGTGCCCATTCAGGTCGACGTCGGCTTCGGTGACGTGGTGACGCCGGCGCCGGTCGACCTTGAATACCCAACCTTGCTCGACTCGCCACCGCCCCGCCTTCGCGCCTACCCGCCGGAGACGGTCGTTGCGGAAAAATTTGAGGCCCTGGCAAGGCTGGGCGTCGCCAATAGCCGCATGAAGGACTTCTACGACCTGTGGATGATCGCAAGGACCTTCAGCTTTGAAGGGAGCGTTCTTTCCTCCGCGATCAGACGAACGTTCGAGCGACGCCAAACGGCCTGGCCAACCGAGATACCGACAGGACTGAGCGTTGCCTTCGCAGCCGCAAAGAGCGGTCAGTGGCGGGCTTTCCTGACGCGGGAGCGTATGGCGGCGGCGCCCGGCGATTTCACTACCATCATCGATGGCCTGCGGGTGTTCCTGGCACCGCTTCTGACTGAAGGACCGCACACCGGCCGGTGGCCGCCGGGCGGGCCGTGGACTGAATAG
- a CDS encoding LysR family transcriptional regulator, with protein MATLRNPGGISEGYEVLPGDGETLLRSGLSLRHMRMIVALDDHGRVSSAAQVMNISQPAASRMIAEMEAVLDVTLCERLPRGVTLTPYGKALARRARSILLEMREVDREISELKAGKGGSVFLGAVTAPAIELAVPAIREIRRIYPRIEITMQVETSNVLARELIASRHDFIIARIPDDLNPRLFESRVIGVEKACLIVRRGHPLTEGKAVRLEETAAYDWVFQSGGSPLRQAMESNFLNRNIALPDRILNTSSLLLTLVMVAHSDAIAPVSIQVAKFIQNPEGLAGAIDVVQTEFDIEVRPYSLITVKNRALSPAAKMLHDFILREVG; from the coding sequence ATGGCAACGTTGCGCAATCCTGGCGGGATTTCAGAAGGTTACGAGGTGCTCCCCGGTGACGGTGAGACCCTGCTGCGCAGCGGCCTCAGCCTGCGCCATATGCGCATGATCGTTGCACTGGACGATCACGGCCGGGTCAGTTCCGCCGCCCAGGTCATGAATATCTCACAGCCGGCGGCCTCGCGCATGATCGCCGAGATGGAAGCCGTGCTGGACGTCACGCTCTGCGAAAGGCTGCCGCGCGGCGTCACCTTGACGCCCTATGGCAAGGCGCTCGCCAGGCGCGCGCGCTCCATCCTCTTGGAGATGCGCGAGGTCGATCGCGAGATCTCCGAACTCAAGGCGGGCAAGGGCGGCTCGGTGTTCCTTGGTGCGGTGACGGCGCCCGCGATCGAGCTCGCGGTGCCGGCGATCCGCGAAATCCGCCGCATCTACCCGCGCATCGAGATCACCATGCAGGTCGAGACCTCCAACGTGCTCGCGCGCGAGTTGATCGCGTCGCGCCATGACTTCATCATCGCGCGCATCCCCGACGATCTCAACCCGCGGCTGTTCGAGTCCCGTGTGATCGGCGTCGAGAAAGCCTGCCTGATCGTGCGCCGGGGCCATCCGCTGACCGAGGGCAAGGCGGTGCGGTTGGAGGAGACCGCGGCCTATGACTGGGTTTTCCAGTCCGGCGGCTCGCCGCTGCGCCAGGCCATGGAGAGCAATTTCCTGAACCGCAACATCGCGCTGCCGGACCGCATCCTCAACACCAGTTCGCTGCTCCTGACCCTGGTCATGGTCGCGCACTCCGACGCCATCGCGCCGGTCTCGATCCAGGTGGCGAAATTCATCCAGAATCCCGAAGGGCTGGCCGGCGCCATCGATGTCGTCCAGACCGAATTCGACATCGAGGTCCGGCCCTACAGCCTGATCACAGTGAAGAACCGCGCCCTGTCGCCGGCGGCAAAGATGCTGCATGACTTCATCCTGCGCGAAGTGGGATGA
- the chvE gene encoding multiple monosaccharide ABC transporter substrate-binding protein — protein sequence MKIIKTLAAVAALGIAAMTYSAHAADKGLVGVLMPTKTSQRWINDGDAVKSQLEALGYTVDLQYAQDDIPNQLSQLENEITKGPKALIIASIDGTTLSDALQKAADAGVVVVAYDRLIKKTPNVDYYTTFDNFGVGVIQANSLVKGLKERFPNTKPWNVELFGGSPDDNNAFFFYNGAISVLQPLIDDGSIKIKSGQTGMDKVGTLRWLAATAQARMDNLLSANYSDGSRVDGVLSPYDGLSRGITASLRAVGYGTEAQPWPIVTGQDAETASVKLIISGEQYSTVFKDTRELAKATVELVDKVLSGGKPEGLDTKTYNNDVKVVPSILLTPHEVDKSNYQALVVDSGYIKADELK from the coding sequence GTGAAGATCATCAAGACGCTGGCCGCCGTCGCGGCCCTTGGCATCGCTGCCATGACCTATTCGGCGCACGCCGCCGACAAGGGTCTCGTCGGCGTGCTGATGCCCACCAAGACCTCGCAGCGCTGGATCAACGACGGCGATGCCGTCAAGTCCCAGCTCGAGGCTTTGGGCTATACGGTCGACCTGCAATATGCGCAGGACGACATCCCCAACCAGCTCAGCCAGCTGGAAAACGAAATCACCAAGGGTCCGAAGGCGCTGATCATCGCCTCGATCGACGGCACCACCCTGTCGGATGCGCTGCAGAAAGCCGCTGACGCCGGCGTCGTCGTCGTCGCCTATGACCGCCTGATCAAGAAGACGCCCAATGTCGACTACTACACCACGTTCGACAATTTCGGCGTCGGCGTGATCCAGGCGAATTCGCTGGTGAAGGGCCTCAAGGAGCGCTTCCCGAATACCAAGCCGTGGAACGTCGAACTGTTCGGCGGCTCACCCGACGACAACAACGCCTTCTTCTTCTACAACGGCGCGATTTCCGTCCTGCAGCCGCTGATCGATGACGGTTCGATCAAGATCAAGTCCGGCCAGACCGGCATGGACAAGGTCGGCACGCTGCGCTGGCTCGCCGCCACCGCCCAGGCGCGCATGGACAATCTGCTGTCGGCCAACTATTCGGACGGCAGCCGCGTCGATGGCGTTCTGTCGCCCTATGACGGCCTGTCGCGCGGCATCACCGCCTCGCTGCGCGCCGTCGGTTACGGCACGGAGGCTCAGCCGTGGCCGATCGTGACCGGCCAGGACGCCGAGACCGCCTCGGTCAAGCTGATCATCTCGGGCGAACAGTACTCGACCGTGTTCAAGGACACCCGCGAACTGGCCAAGGCCACCGTCGAGCTCGTCGACAAGGTGCTCTCGGGCGGCAAGCCGGAAGGCCTCGACACCAAGACCTACAACAACGACGTCAAGGTCGTTCCCTCGATCCTGCTGACGCCGCATGAGGTCGACAAGTCGAACTACCAGGCTCTGGTCGTGGACTCCGGCTACATCAAGGCCGACGAACTGAAGTAA